GCAGGACGACGGAGAGGGCGGCCATGAAGGACCAGCGCGCGCAGCAGTTGGCCTGCGAGCACGAGCACGGCTTGTCGGCGCAGGAGCCCtcgtcgtcctcgtcctcTGTGCAGTGGTAGAAGATCCCCTTGACCAGGCACATGCAGGTGGCCGCGTCCACCAGGCTCTGAGCGGAGCACAGGCACTCCTGGTTGCAGACCCAGCAGGCGGGCAGGGTCCGGGGTAGGGTGCACTCGGTGCAGCGGCACTTGCCGCAGTGTTCGCAGAGGAGCAGGTGCTTCTTCTCGGCCGGCGAGGACGGGATCAGCGCCAACCCCTGCTGGCCCCCTGTGGGCAGTTTCCCAGACTTGAGATCCAGCGATTTAGAGGAGGAGGTGCAGGAGGAAGCCGAAGAAGAGGAGGTGAGGACTTTGGGTTCCGAGGAAGCCAAGCAGCCCGGAGTTCGAGTGGTGATTGTGTTGACGAGGCCCTGGTGGGGGTGGTGGTCCACGGTGGGGGTCGGCGCGGCGTGATCCAGCAGCCTCTGGTCTGATgacgtgctgctgctgctgctgatggagCTGGGCCTCCCGCTGAAGGAGATCCACGGGTGGGTGGTGGTGTCGTGGTGAGTCTCGCACCGGCCCTGGGGTTGGTGCTGGTGATTGTGATGGTTGTTGTGGTTCGCCCCCACAAACCCCTCCTGATGGGGACCCGCCCAGTTGAGCCGTCTGCCGGCCACCTTCTGACTCGACGGCGGCTGCTGGGAGACCACGGCGGGGCTGTCGATGTAGTCGTTCTCCACGTGCGACGACTTGATCTGATCAATGGGGTAGATGGTGAGGGGGTGCTGCAGGCGGCCGTAGGGCACTCGGCTGTCCAGCAGAGGCTGGGCTATGATGGAGGAGGACACTCCGGGGATGTGGTGAGGAACCCTGGACTCCATGTGTTGGCTGCTGCCTGGCACGTCGTCACTCTAAAGCAGCATTTAGCATAACTGCAAAGAAACAAGGCGAAGGTTAAGACCTGGTCCTTGCATTTGAGAGAGGGGTCCTCTTCGCAATGTGACTTGACTTCTTTACAGCGTATTCTGAGGACCCCCTGCACTTTCTAAACAATGAGTAAGCGTCAAATCCGATTGTTCTGATGGCATATTTTCACGGGGATTCCTACACAAGCTGTCATTGATGTCCGCTGATGTTTTTCACTGTATGAATACAGTTCTAaacgatgaaaaaaaatctcaccctACAACAATGTTGCGGCGCAAACCTCCCTCTGGCTGTTTCTAACGCCTGATATTAATTCAATGTacgttggtctccctttttcccTGGCATCAAAAGAGCAGGCAGCGCCACGGAGCGGGACTTGCATGTAAAAGGACTCCCTAAGACTGGGAtaagatggaaaataaataggAAACGACTTCATCTTGTATCTTTTAGTCACAGTCCCTTCATTTCAACAGACGTTATTTGTGGATGGATTGCAAGAATTGTGAATGGTACTGCGTTTTGTTGAGCTGGCATCGTTTTTTGTGAATGAACGCTGCTTGACTGCACTGGCTGTTGCAAGCATGACTCAAAGCGCTGCAGTCATGACgatctctctcgctctctttctcgttctctctctttttctctctctttctcttttttagcAGCCATGCATCCAATATCACGAGTCTAACAACCCGATATGCGTTGTTCTAATGACATTTACGCCATTTCTAGTCCAGACGTAAAATAAAATCGTGCGGATGTgcacgttttttctttttgttttttagagaATGTGCAAAATCCAGTTTGTCAAACCTGTTGTTGCACTGCTGGCACCGACACACGCTTGTGATCAAATCGGGATCATTATAAGCCGGAACTGTGCGCGCATGAGCTTTATGTGattgcgtgcgtgcacgcacgcacgcacgcactcaccCCCCCACCAGATATGTGAATGGACTGAGTCATAAAAACCGGAGGCGGACGGCTCTGTCTCTCTATACTCAAATAGCGTGTTTGTATGGGCTTTGTAACACGTGATATATTCAAATTCACTCGGGCACGGATTAACCTTGATGGGAGGAAATGGCGCACGGCAGTTTTGAATGATGCCAGGTTGGGTTGCCAGATTCGGCGCTGCCGCGAAAAGCGATGCAAACAacgcatttttttaatttacctgtcccattttttgtttttttaaattattgtcatGCAGTTGGTGATGACTATTGTGGACATTGGTGTAAAAACGGGGGTAATTAACACCTGTCATATTTGGGTTAAAATGAGATTGCTGTCTGAAAAAGTGCACAAAATTGACCGTTTTCTGTCATTTCCCTGCACGTTTAGACGTCACAAGTTTGCCTTCCTCTGCCCTCAACTTTGCTTGGCGCTGGTTAAATATTGACTCCAAGTGCAAACACGAGTCGAGCTTGTTGCAAAATAGTTGCAATTTTCCCTCAGTGCAAGCGCAATGGTTATTTGATTGAATTAGAGACAGCCACGTTAAACCAAGCGTACTTACGGTGCTCTCAGGGTAAAAATGTCATCTCGTCGTTGCGCAACACGTCTATTATTCCCAATCGCTTGCGTGTGCCGAGTATAGCTCCAATAGCAGTATTAAGTAGTCCAAATGGGTGTGTGTTCGGCAGGAGGGGGGGAGCAAGGACTAAAAATGTAAGGGGGAGAGAAAGGACGCGTTCTGTCGTTCTCTCCTCCGAGCCTGCTGGTGCGTAAAAAGGCGACTGCGGTTGTGGACGCGCAGCTTCTGCATGTGATGTTGCAACCTCCtcgagaggagaaaaaaaggaagaaggggaggaggagaggagggcTGGGCTGAGTTTTTATGAATGGGAGGGTTAGGGAGGAAGGGGGCAGGGGGAGAGTGCTGCGCAGATGCCTcggtcgtttttttttttgtgaatgggAGGGACTGGAACTCGGGAGGTTACATTTTTATGAATGGGGAGGATTCCGAGTGGTGCTGCGCATGCGTCACGTcgagtttttttctttatgtgAATGGGGAGGAACGGTGAATgagacgagagagagagagaggaagagtgtttttttttatcacaagGGCAAAGTCAGGTCTGATTTCCATAAACACCTTAATCCCGCAAATGTATCTCTATATGCATACAGATCggactttgttttcttccttaCATTTGCAGTGATTATTGCCTCAATAGCAGTCATGAAAGACCATTATTTCTCTGCTCATGTGCTCCGTTGGAAGGATGTTTGGTTCGGTTGAATAATAATGCTACAACAATCCACAGTCTTAGTAAATTTGAGGGCCACCATTATAAAGACACACTTTTGCTTCCCGTGCAACAACATGAGGTGAATAGTGGGAAGAAAGACGCACATACAATGAGGAGATGGCTGCTAACCTTATTAGAGTGTGTGTTGGTAGGGGGTAGGGtttgtgttgctgctgctggtggtggtgggggggagggagggagggcaaaCCAGCATGAGGGCAGGCAGGATTCACAAAAGGACAGGATGTTGTTGATTTGTACCGAAAGCACATGCAGGAAATGAGTGTGAATTTCCTTTCTCTTTGACATCCTAGTTTGggcgcctgtgtgtgtgtgtgtgtgtgtgtgtgtgtgtgtgtgtgtgtgtgtgtgtgtgtgtgtgtgtgtgtgtgtgtgtgtgtgtgtgtgtgtgtttgctggtGCCCcgaaccccccccacccctttgcTGCACCTCCCTTCCCGACGCCCTCCTTCTGATAGGGTCTTTTAACCAGTCTTTGGTTGCCCCTAATAAGGGTTTGCATACACCACCATGACAATGACAACACCTCCAAATTGGGATAATTGCTTTTTGGACAAAGACACTTTGAAGGAGGAAGTGCATTATTTGTATCAGGTCTTGCATGGCAGTTGAAGGACAGAAGCAATCAACCCCCTGTTGAAAAGTCAAGTCTTGTTGATTTGTTTCTatgtaaatattaataatgcGGTGATGGTTGT
The sequence above is drawn from the Syngnathus acus chromosome 14, fSynAcu1.2, whole genome shotgun sequence genome and encodes:
- the spry4 gene encoding protein sprouty homolog 4, producing the protein MESRVPHHIPGVSSSIIAQPLLDSRVPYGRLQHPLTIYPIDQIKSSHVENDYIDSPAVVSQQPPSSQKVAGRRLNWAGPHQEGFVGANHNNHHNHQHQPQGRCETHHDTTTHPWISFSGRPSSISSSSSTSSDQRLLDHAAPTPTVDHHPHQGLVNTITTRTPGCLASSEPKVLTSSSSASSCTSSSKSLDLKSGKLPTGGQQGLALIPSSPAEKKHLLLCEHCGKCRCTECTLPRTLPACWVCNQECLCSAQSLVDAATCMCLVKGIFYHCTEDEDDEGSCADKPCSCSQANCCARWSFMAALSVVLPCLVCYLPATGLAKLGQKCYDNVSRPGCRCKNLQSAVPPCKNGGGVEAKAGTLEKPQQGS